GTAGCCTGCCCCAAGAAGGTTACcgagggattttttttcttcaaaaactaCTGGAagatgtacagttgacccttgatcAATACAAGTTtaaactgtgcaggtccacttctatgtgtatttttgttcataaatacagtacaatactaTAAGTGTATTTaatcttccttatgattttcttaatattttcttgtcTCTTATTGTAAGGATAcgatatataatacatgtaacatatgaaatatgtattaattgactgGTTATGCAATTGGTAAGGTTTCCAGCCAActgtaggctattagtaattaagtttttggggagtcaaaagttacactgCACTAGAGGTCAATGCCATTAACTCCTATATTTTTCAAGGATCAACCGTACTTCAATAGACAGATATGCAGATAGACGTGTAAgcaaaatgctaagaaaaaatgCAGGAAACAGGATTCAACTTAGGCAAAAGAACAATAGGACAATAGCATAACCTGGCCTAGAGCATGACCAATCCAAGTCTAAGTAGGGAAGCAGAGAGCTAAACTAGGAAACTAACGGGCTGAACTAGGAAAGCCCCAAGGCAAAATTAAGAAACTTATGTGTTTAAGTGTTTGGAAAAATCATTGACAGGTGTTTGGCAGGTCTATaggagcattttaaaaaaagatagatacatagaaaacaaagtagatgagaaattaaaataattatcctATTGATGGGTGAAAAGtggcaagagaaaggaaacacaagcATAGTATACTATATGCCTCACCAGggaacaatatttatttatttatttatttatttattcatttaaagatttaatttttaggcaatctctacacccaacatggggctcgcactcacaaccctgagatcaagagtcatgagTTCTGCCAGTCAGTTGCCCCAACAGGGAGCAGTGTTTAAATTTATACtgtaaacatatacatacataaacatataaatgCTGACTGATAATTTATCAAAAAATTCGTGTTGTAATCATACTGGGAGGACGGGGAAAAATGACAGAGGTGACATATGAGAGCATCCTCAACCATCAAAGCAATAATGGGAAGACAGAAAATTATGTCTACATTGACAAAGAATACAagtatattatttagaaatatgtagaTAAACACCAGAAAAACAGCTAAGAGTTAGAAATGATGTTTCAGGGAGTAAAACTGAGGGAAAAGGGGAGTGAGATAAGGAagaatggttttaattttcttttagtgcTGGCTGATAGTTTAACCTTGTATAtgaattacctttttttaaatgtttatttgtttttgagagagagagagagtatgcactcaagtgagtggaggaggtgcagagagagaaggagaggcagaatcccaagcaggctcctctctgtcagcacagagctggaacccatacactgtgagatcatgacttgagccgaaatcaagagccagatgcttaaccaactgagtaacccaggtgcccctgtatatgaattatactaataaaatttttaaaagagggacatctgggtggctcagtcagttaagcatcagacttcagctcaggtcgtgatcttacagttagtgagttcaagccccgtgttgggctctccacagtcagcacagagcctgctttgatcccttgtccccctctctttctgctcctccccagctcattctctctctctctctctctctctctctctcaaaataaataaataaacttttaaaaattttttaaaggagttgGAGAgcctggtggctctgtcagttaagcgtccaatgcttgatttcagcccaggtcatgatctcacagttcatgagttcaagccccacatcaggctctgcactgacagtgcaaagtctgcttgggattctctctctccctctctctctgcccctcccttgctctctctctctcccccacccctctctctccctgtttctcaaaataaattaattaattaaaaaaaaagagttaaggaATAAATGGAAATGTGGAGGTGGAGGCAGAAAAGGTTGAGTGTTTGGTCTGTGGCTTAACTGGGCAGAAAGGAGACAGGGCAGCAGCTATAGAGGACTGCATGGCTGAAGGAAGAATTGTGCTCCAATGGAAGAGTCCAGAGCATATTTATATCCTGTGCGGAAGTAGCAGGtaaaaaggagaaactgaaacAGCAGAGGATGAGGACATAACCAACAATGAAACCCTAGAGGAGGTTGTGGAGGGGAAACCCTGAATTCCATCTGGGTTGGGGAAAATTTGGAATTGTGTGCTCCTGTTTACTGGGAAGCCCCCTCTGTGTccatccttctctctgccctccaaccTCCCACATAAGCgcagtcttcttcttttttttttttatttttgggacagagagagacagagcatgaacgggggaggggcagagagagagggagacacagaatcggaaccaggctccaggatctgagccatcagcccagagcccgacgcggggctcgaactcccggaccgcgagatcgtgacctggctgaagtcggacgtttaaccgactgcgccacgcaggcgccccaagctcAGTCTTCTTATCTAACATCCCTGGGTTTTTCTGATCAGGGAAGTCTCATGCTTTCCTCAGTGTTCTAAACCTATGAGGAAATGAGAAATTCAAATCTTTGTACATCTTATATTCttggatatgttttcatttccctgcaACTATACTCTTCCCACATGACACATCAAAGCcattctttcacttctttcttgAAGACATTCAAGTAAGAGATCTAGTAAGACCTGCTGTTAATGAATACGCTAAAACCTCTGGAGTCTGGTTGCTATCCATTAACTTGCCCTCActgaaaatgtaacaaaattacCAGCAGAAACTGAATGAGTCTGTTTAAGCAAGTGACCTAGACAGAAAGGTCATTTTCAAGAAATGATAAATACCCTTAGGGCCATGTCCCATACAGgaacatgtctttaaaaaaattttttttaatgtttatttttgagagagagagagagagacagagcacaagcaggggagggtcagagagagggagacacagaatctgaagcaggttccaggttctgcgctgtcggcatagagcccgacacagggctcggacccacgaactgcaagatcatgacctgagccgaagcttgATGCCCAATGGATTGAACCAtgcaggcgccccaggaacattTCTTATACCATGCATGCTAAATGGCCACCATCATAGCGTGCTGAAATAGTCAACCCATAAAAACTATTCTCTGGAGGGGAAGACCAGTGCTTCCTGTGTAGCTGTGCAGATTGTGCCCTGCACAACCCCAGGGGGAGCCATCACACTCCCTCCATCCTTAGGGTGGGACCTGCACAGCAGCTGTACACAGCAGCCTTGGTGAGGCCCTGGAACAATACTGTGTTCCAGGACAGGGAAAAGACTCTAACCTTTTAATCCCATTCATTCTTATAAAAGCCCATCAAGTTGCACTGTAAAAACATTATCCTCACAAATGGAAGCTGGAATTGGAGTGCATTTAATCCTCTACTTCCTATTCTCAGTGGATTTCATTTCTAAtatgtggcttaaaacaaagctatcctggggcgcctgggtggttcagtcggttaagtgaccgacttcagctcaggtcacgatctcatggtctgggagttcgagccccgcttcgggctctgggctgatggctcagagcctggagcctgcttcagattctgtgtctccctctctctctgcccctcccccattcatgctctgtctctctctgtctcaaaaagaaataaaacgttaaaaaaaattaaaaaaaaaacaaaacaaaaaacaaagctatCCAATAAATGTAGAATTGGTtctaaaataggggcgcctgggtgactcagtcggttaagcatctgacttcagctcaggtcatggtctcatggtttgtgagttcaagccccacgtcaggctcctggagcctgcttcggattctgtgtctccctgtctctctctctctctctctctctctctctctctgcccctcctctctctctctcaaaaataagtaaacattaaaaaaataaataaataaaataaaagtatgaagaAACACTGCCATGGCTGCTCTTTACCATTTCTTAAAAGTGAATGTGCTGTTCTGCCAAGTTTTCCTAGCAGTTGTACTTTGTAGATGACTCTATTCCAGCATCCAGATGTATAAACATCCTGTACATGCACTGCTAAGCCTTTCAGGGCACTCTCCCTGCAGATGGCAGGTATGGACTTCCAGGCAGGAATGAAATAAGCATGGTATGAGTGGGTAAAAGCAAAAAACAGCATCGGTGACAATAGATTATAATAAAAGTCATTGGAGAATGACAGGTAGAGTCAGAAGTAATATAAtgtctcagttttcatttttgataCCATTTGTTCACAGTAACACTAAATACCCTAAATGCCAAAGAAGCATTTCAAAAAAGAGtgaatatcctttttttctttcctcaaaggGGTGGTTGTGCACTTTATAAAAGGGgaaaatttccttttaagaaaatacaagtcAGTAttggaaatggaaagatatcttgtttaaacttgttaaaaatcacattaaaaaattttttgttaatgtttgtttatttctgagacagagagagacagagcatgagtgggggaggggcagagaaagagggagacaaagaatctgaggcaggctccaggctctgaactatcagcacagagcccgacacgggactcgaactcacaaaccgcgagttcatgacctgagctgaagtcggatgcttaaccgactgagccacccaggcgccccccaaaaatcacattttttaaagtttatttatttactttgagagagaaagaaggcttgagtgtgcaagcaggagaggggcagagagagagaagtagagagagaatcatcccaagcaagctccacactgtgctgtcagtgtggaggccACCAGGGGCTgggtctcaggaaccatgagatcataacctgagcaaatatcaagagtcagacctttaaccaactgagccacccaggtgcccctcaaaatcacattttacaaaatcatttttctcagtctctctcctgcTACCTTGAAATCCCATTATTATGGCATGTTAGCATGGTTACTCAACATCTTTTAATACATATGCTGAGAACTGATAAGCTACAGGCAATAAGATACCTGATTAAAAagaatatgggggcacctgggtggcttagtcagttacgcatctgactcttgattttggctctggtcatgatccaggactgtgggatcaagccccacgttgggctctgtgctgacagtgcagattctctctctctttctctctctccctctctttctctctgctcctctcctgcttgtgctctctctctctcaaaataaataaacattaaaaaaaatgtatgaattctGTGAGGCATCTACCACCATCATATACAATTCAAGTCCAAGTTCTGTAAGAGATAGGAAATTGGTATGGAAAGAACTCAAAGAAGAGCCTCTTTATCATGAAGCATGATTTAATGATAAAAGCTaatcaaatatctttttttaaaaaatctatctttCCCCAAATATCAACAGCAGGGACTATACAAATAATTTTGGAACCCTCACAATTCAGAAGTGGAAAAATAACAACCTGTAACTTTatagttattgtatttttataaagttcacTCAATTGGCTTAAAAATTTTGACAAAGGTGCTGCCTACATGAGACCTCAGATGCTAAGCTGCGGGTTATTAGCCTTGAGCTCATTTGTGGTTATTTGACCAGGAAGCACAATGTCCACTTTAATAACATGGTTAATCCTCTCACAAAGACACCTGGCATTTTGCATTCACACAGTTTCATGCTTATTAAAACATGcttgaaattaatgaaaataatacaaatataagaaaaactgACAGGAATAATAATTCATTTcatcacaccacacacacacacacacacacacacacacacacacaccacaatcaTGAACTGGTTCTGTATTTGCAAGTAAAGTCCACATTCAACtgaggaaaatatttgaattcaATTAAGCTGTGcatgatgtcattttttttcttggcattaGTGTATCACAAttactttcttctattttctatccATTACAACCGCTGTTGAGGTTGTAATGGATAGAAGGGCCATTTGGCAGCTCTATTCAACTGCTCCACAATTTAAATCAATTGCACACTTGAATAGAGCATGAGTTTGACATTAGTGGTTCTAAAATTATCATCTCTAAAATTCTGGGAATGTTTTGGAGATGGCCAAAACCTCTTtagtacacacagacacacacaaataagtaaaactCTGTTTTTAGGAttccatatttcattttcattttatttcatattcaaattatttcctgAAATCATCCCAGAGGCTTTAGTTTTGCAAAACTTTAGAGGTCCAGGCCCTGTGAGAGCTAGGAGATGTTTTTTCCAGCACATGAAGCAAACTCGGGATCTGATAGAGGCAAATGACGATTGTTAAACTATTTCCTATTTCATAATAGAATTTCTGAAAAATCAATTATTGTGGAGATAGGCCTATTAAATCTGATTTACAATTAGGAAATATGGGATCTGTCTTTGGAGATGATGAGATCCAGCTCACATATCTTACTGACAAAGAGACTGAGGTTCAGATGGATTAACTGGTGGGTCCACTTTCTAGAGCAAAAATGGGACTAGAAGTCAGGCCCTGCCTCAGGCCCAGCATCCTCAACAAAGCACACAGCAAACTGTAGCTCTGCTGGTTAGTTCTTTTCTCTAGCATcaaaacaaatttacaaaatagGAAACACACATGGCTATTAGTCgattattttataaacaagatATTTAAAACTTGTTAGTACATGTAGAGAGTTGGCACAAACAGACGAAGGTCCGTTTTCACGGCAGCAGTAGCATCTGCACAACATACCCCCTCAGCTACTGCCctcagcccttcccccctccaaGAGAGGTAGCGCTGCCGGCTGCCGATTTCTTCAGCTCTATTTTCATAGACTGAGTCTCAGCTCGAGGCTCGAATTTGGTCAGATTTCCTGCTCCTGGGGCTGCCACTACTGGCTTTCCTGCTTTCATACCTTTTGACATAGGAATGCGGGTGGGTGTAGGTCGCTGGGATGACCCGTCTTGTCCTGACtgtaagagagaaaatatagaGACACAGGGAGATACTGGTGAGTTTCTGCCTGGATTTGCCGTCAACCTGAGCATTAGCAAGACAGGAATGCCCACAGATGACACCTCCCCTGATAAAATGGCTAGAAACTTGGAGTCGGGATCTAATCCACTCTGATTGCCTCCCTTTTCCATGTCCTGAAACACCTACGCCaaacttccttctcttctcaagCCTCTGACCCACTTTCTCTATCTACCCTTCCAGAAGTGACCTTAACTcctatttcacagagaaaatacAGCCATCTGGCATAAACTCAGGCAACTTTACTCCCACTGTCCCCCAAATTATCTGCACTTTCTTGGAGTGGATGAAGCagctctccctccacctcttaaTGATGTtggattctcattttctttaaagatttttttattttttattttttttattttttatttatttttttaatgttttatttatttttaagacagacagagacagagcatgagtggggatggggcagagagagagggagacacagaatctgaagcaggcttcaggctccgagctgtcagcacagagcccgacacagggctcgaactcacaaactgtgagatcgtgacctgggctacagtcagacgctcaaccaactgagcccccggggggccccttatttttttatttgagagagagagagagagagagagagagagagagagtatgtgagcaggggagggggcagaggggaaagagagaatctcaagcaggctccacgctcagcacggagcccaacgtggagctcagtcccatgatcctgtgatcatgacctgagccaaaaccaagagtcagacgctcaacagacagagccacccaggtgcccctcttttcattttttacgGTTACTGCTGGCCATACCCTTCTTTTTGAAGTTCTTTTAAAACTCTCTTGCCCGTGATACCTTCTTCCTGGAGTCTCACACATTCACCTCTTGTCTGATGACTCCTGTTCAATCTCTGGTTGGCTCCTTGTCATAGCTTGCCTTTCTTCTAAACGTGGGTGTCACCATGCTCCATTCTCAgctctcttttaatttttcacatttacCCTGAGAATCACCTCATTTGTCACCCCATGTGTTGATGAGCTCCAGTCCCTTCAATGATCTTCTGGAATACACATCTATATTTCCCACTTGCCAGACATTTCCACTGTCTTGCAGGCATCTCAAATATAAATGCCCCAAACATGACTTATCTTGTCCCCAAAGAGTAGCCTTCCTATGTTTTTCATCCTATCTACCCATAGAGCCACACTAGAAACTTCAGAGCCACCCTCTATACTCAGTTTGTCACGAAATCTTCGATCCTATCTTTAAGATATCTCTGTCCTCATTTTCACTACCACAGTTCAAGCCTACACCGTCTCTAGCCTGGAAGATTGCAACAGTATCCCTGTCCTCAGCCTTTGTCCCTTCCAATTtatctttaaattgttttatagACATATGTTTCTAAGACATAAgtaatgtagttttttttaatcatcaataCCCTTTCAATGGCTCCCTTTGTCTACTCTATGAGATCAAATGTCAATTTCATAATAAGCCACATACCTCTCTTCAGTATCTGACTCCAGTCCACTTTTGCACAGACTGTTCTCTCTACAtactctttcccttttccttcttaaaaaatttctccttatctgtgaaaacttcctcttccaggaagtcttctcTGGGTTCCTTTGTACATACCTCTATCATAGAACCACTAGGTAGGTTCCAATCCTGCCTTTCCCACTAAGCTAGGAACTTCTAAAGGTCCTCTTTGCAGTTGGGCACCAAACCCAGTGCCCAGAGTGTAGCTAAACACCctataaatgttgaataaatacatgCACAAATGAACTAGTCTCACTATTCTATTTCTAAGACAGGTGTCCCAAACTTTTTGTTATCCTTGATTTTAGGGAATCTGAAATATCTGAATTAAGTGGGCCATCCTTTAGGCCTATAAATCCTAAACAGTTGTTTTGAAATCTTGTTTGTATATGGGTTTAATCAGTAGCCAACAATGTTGCTAAAGAAAGTAAAGCTATTTTGATCTGACCCTTAAAATGGTACTAAGATGTTTCAGCAGAAAATCTGCTCTGAACTACAACTTAAACCTCCActatctttttataaaaattattagagaGAAGTGACCATGCACAAGCAAACTATGCTCTGTGTTGCTTAAAAAGCAATATTATATTGAACCATTCAAGAAGTGTGAGCAATTCTGAATGCTATTTGGCTCCTATAGAGCCAGTAATGAAAAGCTTTACCAACAAAGCAATTAGTAATTCACACTTTGAAGTCTGTCTTGAATCTGTGTTGGTatacagaaaattaaagtaaatttaaTTGAGGATATGGGACAATAAGCCACAGTTTCTATACTTAAATAATAAGCTTCCTGTCTTTCCTAAGAGTTTCTAATACATAGGACAGAATTTGTTCAGAATCTAGGAATAATAATTTCTAGTTTATTGgtttaaattaaaatctaaacaGTACATGTTCTTCTATAATTTAATTTACTAATTTGTCCCAAGTAAATGAAGACAATCACTGGAAGTATTtctaaaaacagaatttatttttaagctctgGTTTTTATATCTGAGACATGCTTTTTCATAATCACTCATTTAGCCTTCtagttattaaataaatgtttatcaagCATCTGCTCTCTGAAAGAtactattaataaaatatagtGTTTAGACATATAAacccatttttttacttttaaaaaagttaatattaagaacttttaatcttatttttggaaaaaaatatgactATGGCCATACATAACCACATATTGAATATTTTAGGTTATAGATATATAACCCAGGAGGCAGTTTTAATTCTTCCTGCATATTGACCATTTCTCTCagtctccatttttaaaagtattttaaacaaaaaactaaactttAAACCTGATTATTGTCGTATGCTGACATTATAAAGAGGCCATATTTGCAAGAATTTGGGGGGTCTTCATActttacataaaaaaaagaaattttccctcaaaatgagttcaatttattaaaacattaggccactttttattttcatgtcttggtGTAGCTGGTCCTCTAGGAAACATCTGCTAGTGGGCTCAGGTAGAGCGAGAGGCATGTGCTTTTGTTGTACTTTGGGCACTGGGTGATTCTTACAAGTCacttctccctccctcagcctccACTCTGGAGCCTCTTCTACTCACCACTGACTGGGTTCCTCGAGTAGATGAGGTTGTGACCGGTGTTATGGTGATAGTGCTCGTCACTTTGCTCGCACCAGGTCTCGATGAGAGATGGTTCCTAGGGGAGCGAAGGACGGTGCCTGTGGAAACCTCCTTTTCAGCTGTCACGTTGACAGGTCGGACAGTAATAACTGGACTTGCTCCTTCAGCTGAAGTCCCAGGGGATCGTTTAAACTGAGAACCTAAATGAATGTGAATTTTATTGTCTTCCGTGGTTATGATATTGGCATTGGAGTTATATTTCCGTAGTGGAGTTGGAACAGTCTGTTTTTCTGGGGTGACTTTGAGGACAGTCCTTCCCATGGGCATTTCCTGGGATTCAGGAGAGACTCCAATCTCAGCTGGTGCTGCTGATGTAGACACTGTCATTATCTGAATGGGGGATGTGGGCCTGTCTGCAAACATACCTCTTCCACTTTCTGGGGTCTTCTCTCTAGAAAATGTAGTAATCGTGACCGGGGACATGGCTCGTTCTGTGCCAAGAGTAGCATCTCCACTTTTTGGTTTTTGAGACATGACATTTGGTGATGGAATAATGGTTATCCTTGGTTTCTGATTCCCTAAGGTAGGAATGACAGTGGtactagaaaaaaattcttcagatGTTGGGCTTGTTATTTCCAAAGTTGCAGTACTATTCTCATGGTCTGGTGTCACTCGAATATGCAGAGGCTGGCCTTGCTTTGGTGAAAGGACCAGTTCTCCTGGGTGCCCTGGACTGGGATTTGTTCGAGGCCCTTTCTCCTGAGTGATTGGGGgcccattttccctttttctcatccATGGAATCCAAGACTTTCTCATAGTGAGCTCATTTGCTGCTGGAGGATACCTATCTAGAACAGAGGATCGTTCCATAGGTTTTTTCAATCCTACCTGTCGAAGATTGCTCATGATGTGATTTTCTTCTTGAAAGGATTTCCGTATAAATACTGCTGGTGTTTCCTCCTCTGCTGCCTCACTGCTCACCGCGTCAGTCTGCACTCCAGTTGACGTCACAGGAATATCCACCATTCTTCTCCCATTCATACTGGGTCGAAGAGCTCGGCTATAACGCTTTGAAAGCTCCAACTCTTTGGTCAGATTGAGGACCTCCTGCCCcatgtttttgttcttattttcttcttccataaaTCTTTGTTGAAGGACAGAATAATCCACTTGAAGTTGAGAAAGTTGATCTTCTTTGTTCATTAATTCATGGATCTTCTCTTTAAGAGCTTGTACTTCGGCTTTTAAGTCTCGACTTTTAGCTTCTTCTAACCGAAATCTGTGTCTCAGCTCTGCTTCCTGACTCACAGCCTCACCTTTCTCGATTGCTTTATTTTTGGCAATTTGGTGCTTTATCTCCTCCAGTTGTTGAGAGAGGAAATTAGCCTTGTCCTGCTCAGTTCTAAATTTCTGCTCTAACTGATCATACTCATCCTCCGTCTTCATCAGATCCCCCTCAACCACCTCCAATTGTTGGAGGCGTTTCTTCAGTCTCTCAATTTCAAGTGTTAGTTCCTTAATCTTGTTATCCTCTGGGCAGGTGAGCTCAGATCCTTTTCGAGACCTTCCTCTTGTTATTTCCCTTTCCACTTCCTCTATTCCATCTAGTCTCTTCTTTAATAAGTCAACACTGCAGCTCAATTCAGAGGATTTTTCTTCTTCGCTTTTCAGTTTACCTATTAActcatctctttcttttgtcAAATTGTACACCTTTTCCTCCATTTcagatttcagttttaaaagctTCTTACTTTCTTCAATTAGTTTTTCAGTTACATCCATAACCTTTCCTTGttccactttaaaatttttattgagtccatccacttttctctcttcttgctttattttttccatcatatttttcctttcatcaaCCAGCAT
The sequence above is a segment of the Prionailurus bengalensis isolate Pbe53 chromosome B2, Fcat_Pben_1.1_paternal_pri, whole genome shotgun sequence genome. Coding sequences within it:
- the FILIP1 gene encoding filamin-A-interacting protein 1 isoform X1 produces the protein MRSRNQGGESSSNGHLSCPKSSIISNADDKSFSEDAKKKNKSNRKEDDVMASGTVKRHLKPSGESERKNKKSLELSKEDLIQLLSIMEGELQAREDVIHMLKTEKTKPEVLEAHYGSAEPEKVLRVLHRDAILAQEKSIGEDVYEKPISELDRLEEKQKETYRRMLEQLLLAEKCHRRTVYELESEKHKHTDYMNKSDDFTNLLEQERERLKKLLEQEKAYQARKEKENAKRLNKLRDELVKLKSFALMLVDERQMHIEQLGLQSQKVQDLTQKLREEEEKLKAITSKSKEDRQKLLKLEVDFEHKASRFSQEHEEMNAKLANQESHNRQLRLKLVGLTQRIEELEETNKNLQKAEEELQELRDKIAKGECGNSSLMAEVENLRKRVLEMEGKDEEITKTESQCRELRKKLQEEEHHSRELKLEVEKLQKRMSELEKLEEAFSKSKSECTQLHLNLEKEKNLTKDLLNELEVVKSRVKELECSESRLEKAELSLKDDLTKLKSFTVMLVDERKNMMEKIKQEERKVDGLNKNFKVEQGKVMDVTEKLIEESKKLLKLKSEMEEKVYNLTKERDELIGKLKSEEEKSSELSCSVDLLKKRLDGIEEVEREITRGRSRKGSELTCPEDNKIKELTLEIERLKKRLQQLEVVEGDLMKTEDEYDQLEQKFRTEQDKANFLSQQLEEIKHQIAKNKAIEKGEAVSQEAELRHRFRLEEAKSRDLKAEVQALKEKIHELMNKEDQLSQLQVDYSVLQQRFMEEENKNKNMGQEVLNLTKELELSKRYSRALRPSMNGRRMVDIPVTSTGVQTDAVSSEAAEEETPAVFIRKSFQEENHIMSNLRQVGLKKPMERSSVLDRYPPAANELTMRKSWIPWMRKRENGPPITQEKGPRTNPSPGHPGELVLSPKQGQPLHIRVTPDHENSTATLEITSPTSEEFFSSTTVIPTLGNQKPRITIIPSPNVMSQKPKSGDATLGTERAMSPVTITTFSREKTPESGRGMFADRPTSPIQIMTVSTSAAPAEIGVSPESQEMPMGRTVLKVTPEKQTVPTPLRKYNSNANIITTEDNKIHIHLGSQFKRSPGTSAEGASPVITVRPVNVTAEKEVSTGTVLRSPRNHLSSRPGASKVTSTITITPVTTSSTRGTQSVSGQDGSSQRPTPTRIPMSKGMKAGKPVVAAPGAGNLTKFEPRAETQSMKIELKKSAAGSATSLGGGKG
- the FILIP1 gene encoding filamin-A-interacting protein 1 isoform X2 → MRSRNQGGESSSNGHLSCPKSSIISNADDKSFSEDAKKKNKSNRKEDDVMASGTVKRHLKPSGESERKNKKSLELSKEDLIQLLSIMEGELQAREDVIHMLKTEKTKPEVLEAHYGSAEPEKVLRVLHRDAILAQEKSIGEDVYEKPISELDRLEEKQKETYRRMLEQLLLAEKCHRRTVYELESEKHKHTDYMNKSDDFTNLLEQERERLKKLLEQEKAYQARKEKENAKRLNKLRDELVKLKSFALMLVDERQMHIEQLGLQSQKVQDLTQKLREEEEKLKAITSKSKEDRQKLLKLEVDFEHKASRFSQEHEEMNAKLANQESHNRQLRLKLVGLTQRIEELEETNKNLQKAEEELQELRDKIAKGECGNSSLMAEVENLRKRVLEMEGKDEEITKTESQCRELRKKLQEEEHHSRELKLEVEKLQKRMSELEKLEEAFSKSKSECTQLHLNLEKEKNLTKDLLNELEVVKSRVKELECSESRLEKAELSLKDDLTKLKSFTVMLVDERKNMMEKIKQEERKVDGLNKNFKVEQGKVMDVTEKLIEESKKLLKLKSEMEEKVYNLTKERDELIGKLKSEEEKSSELSCSVDLLKKRLDGIEEVEREITRGRSRKGSELTCPEDNKIKELTLEIERLKKRLQQLEVVEGDLMKTEDEYDQLEQKFRTEQDKANFLSQQLEEIKHQIAKNKAIEKGEAVSQEAELRHRFRLEEAKSRDLKAEVQALKEKIHELMNKEDQLSQLQVDYSVLQQRFMEEENKNKNMGQEVLNLTKELELSKRYSRALRPSMNGRRMVDIPVTSTGVQTDAVSSEAAEEETPAVFIRKSFQEENHIMSNLRQVGLKKPMERSSVLDRYPPAANELTMRKSWIPWMRKRENGPPITQEKGPRTNPSPGHPGELVLSPKQGQPLHIRVTPDHENSTATLEITSPTSEEFFSSTTVIPTLGNQKPRITIIPSPNVMSQKPKSGDATLGTERAMSPVTITTFSREKTPESGRGMFADRPTSPIQIMTVSTSAAPAEIGVSPESQEMPMGRTVLKVTPEKQTVPTPLRKYNSNANIITTEDNKIHIHLGSQFKRSPGTSAEGASPVITVRPVNVTAEKEVSTGTVLRSPRNHLSSRPGASKVTSTITITPVTTSSTRGTQSVSGQDGSSQRPTPTRIPMSKESIVIHQLRMNSR